One Acidimicrobiales bacterium genomic window carries:
- a CDS encoding PIG-L family deacetylase, with the protein MSASRDLSTPARALAIAAHPDDVEFQCGATLAKWAAAGCVVHHLICTDGSKGTWDVDADLAALVVTRQAEQRAAAAALGATGEVVFLGWPDGELEPGLRQRWEIAYWIRRLQPDVVLGHDPWKRYRLHPDHRAAGLLACDGVVAARDPHFFPEQAIPHHRPTALLLFEADEPDHAETVAVEHAVAKVNALLAHESQFETTMRIDLDSEAASAERAAFHDRIQRELAEAGAAHGVERAETFKLIDDL; encoded by the coding sequence GTGAGCGCCAGCCGAGACCTGTCCACGCCGGCCCGGGCCCTCGCCATCGCCGCCCACCCCGACGACGTCGAGTTCCAGTGCGGCGCCACCCTGGCCAAGTGGGCGGCGGCGGGCTGCGTGGTCCACCACCTCATCTGCACCGACGGCTCGAAGGGCACGTGGGACGTCGACGCCGATCTGGCCGCTCTGGTGGTCACCCGCCAGGCCGAGCAGCGCGCCGCCGCGGCGGCCCTCGGCGCCACCGGCGAAGTGGTCTTCCTGGGGTGGCCCGACGGTGAGCTCGAGCCCGGTCTGCGCCAGCGCTGGGAGATCGCCTACTGGATCCGGCGCCTCCAGCCCGACGTCGTCCTCGGCCACGACCCGTGGAAGCGCTACCGGCTGCACCCCGACCACCGCGCCGCCGGACTGCTGGCGTGCGACGGCGTGGTCGCCGCCCGGGACCCGCACTTCTTCCCCGAGCAGGCCATCCCCCACCACCGGCCGACGGCGCTCTTGCTGTTCGAGGCCGACGAGCCCGACCACGCCGAGACCGTGGCGGTCGAGCACGCGGTGGCCAAGGTGAACGCCCTGCTCGCCCACGAGAGCCAGTTCGAGACCACCATGCGCATCGACCTCGACAGCGAGGCCGCCTCCGCCGAGCGGGCCGCCTTCCACGACCGCATCCAGCGCGAGCTGGCCGAAGCCGGCGCCGCCCACGGAGTCGAGCGCGCCGAGACCTTCAAGCTCATCGACGACCTCTGA
- the cofC gene encoding 2-phospho-L-lactate guanylyltransferase, which produces MAAVVLVPVKSFHEAKLRLAPALPAPDRAALARSMAAKVLAAAAPLDAWVVCDDEEVAAWARAEGADVLLCPGRGLNGAVADGVAHLDGLGFDQVIVAHADLPLATTLDFLADTAGVTLVPDRHEDGTNVACVPAGAGFEWAYGAGSFARHCAEAERLGLDLRIVRDVPLGWDVDVPADLSVLSP; this is translated from the coding sequence ATGGCCGCGGTGGTGCTGGTCCCGGTGAAGTCGTTCCACGAGGCCAAGCTGCGTCTCGCCCCGGCACTCCCCGCGCCCGACCGCGCCGCCCTGGCCCGCTCGATGGCGGCGAAGGTGCTCGCCGCCGCCGCACCGCTCGATGCCTGGGTGGTGTGCGACGACGAGGAGGTGGCCGCGTGGGCCCGCGCCGAGGGCGCCGACGTGCTGCTGTGCCCCGGCCGTGGCCTCAACGGCGCGGTGGCCGACGGGGTCGCCCACCTCGACGGCCTCGGCTTCGACCAGGTGATCGTGGCCCACGCCGACCTGCCCCTCGCCACCACCCTCGACTTCCTGGCCGACACCGCCGGCGTCACCCTCGTCCCTGACCGCCACGAGGACGGCACCAACGTGGCCTGCGTGCCCGCCGGCGCCGGTTTCGAGTGGGCCTACGGCGCCGGCTCGTTCGCCCGCCACTGTGCTGAGGCCGAGCGCCTCGGGCTGGACCTGCGCATCGTGCGCGACGTGCCTCTCGGCTGGGACGTCGACGTCCCCGCCGACCTCTCGGTGCTCTCCCCGTGA
- a CDS encoding NAD(P)H-dependent glycerol-3-phosphate dehydrogenase, whose translation MNICVAVIGAGSWGTTVAHLAAHNVPTVVWARDPAVAAEINEQHQNSRYLAGYDLHPDLTATDDLAEAVASADVIVMGVPSHGFRATLEEIMPHLRAWVPVVSLSKGLEQGSRLRMTQLIDEVLPGHPYGVLTGPNLAKEILAGSAAAAVIAMSDPGIGEELQRVFTSNLFRVYLNDDVVGSELAGALKNVMALAAGMADGLGTGDNTRAAVITRGLAELTRLGVAMGGRAETFAGLAGMGDLVATCISPQSRNRHVGEQLGKGRSLDEIIEEMHMVAEGVKTTKVVMELARDYDVYMPIAEQMDLVCNQGTSPEAAYRGLLKHEVKHELHRS comes from the coding sequence ATGAACATCTGCGTCGCCGTCATCGGCGCCGGATCGTGGGGGACCACGGTCGCCCACCTGGCCGCGCACAACGTGCCCACCGTCGTGTGGGCGCGTGATCCTGCCGTGGCCGCCGAGATCAACGAGCAGCACCAGAACAGCCGCTACCTCGCGGGCTACGACCTGCACCCGGACCTCACCGCCACCGACGACTTGGCCGAAGCGGTCGCGTCGGCGGACGTGATCGTGATGGGGGTTCCCTCGCACGGGTTCCGCGCCACCCTCGAGGAGATCATGCCCCACCTCCGGGCGTGGGTGCCGGTGGTGAGCCTGTCCAAGGGCCTCGAGCAGGGCTCGCGCCTGCGCATGACCCAGCTCATCGACGAGGTGCTGCCCGGCCACCCCTACGGCGTGCTCACCGGCCCCAACCTGGCCAAGGAGATCCTCGCCGGCTCGGCCGCCGCTGCGGTCATCGCCATGTCCGACCCCGGCATCGGCGAGGAGCTGCAACGGGTCTTCACCAGCAACCTCTTCCGGGTCTACCTCAACGACGACGTCGTGGGCTCCGAGCTGGCCGGGGCGCTGAAGAACGTCATGGCCCTCGCCGCGGGCATGGCCGACGGGCTCGGCACCGGCGACAACACCCGGGCAGCGGTGATCACGCGGGGACTCGCCGAGCTCACCCGCCTCGGGGTGGCCATGGGCGGGCGGGCCGAGACCTTCGCCGGCCTCGCGGGGATGGGCGACCTCGTGGCCACGTGCATCAGCCCGCAGAGCCGCAACCGCCACGTCGGCGAGCAGCTCGGCAAGGGACGTTCCCTCGACGAGATCATCGAGGAGATGCACATGGTGGCCGAGGGCGTCAAGACCACCAAGGTGGTGATGGAGCTGGCACGCGACTACGACGTGTACATGCCGATCGCCGAGCAGATGGACCTCGTGTGCAATCAGGGCACCTCGCCGGAGGCCGCCTACCGGGGTCTCCTCAAGCACGAGGTCAAGCACGAGCTCCACCGCTCGTGA
- a CDS encoding carboxypeptidase regulatory-like domain-containing protein, producing MAATLTVAVTSVLVLAAPPTATASPPPGCTVLNLPSDARIYPEPVISADGRWVAYASRADVDGGNGDGSDELWVLDLATSRRTQLTHEVPSATPGSSIASIAMNHDGSRLAYTRQVGPAWSNEYSVRLLRRSTASEAEVGISNSAPIALSGNSRRLAYTNRQGLVVRNNVTGVAKVIASGNAYPVLGTFDDEGRRLVFWASDDPVGANPGRTSQVFLRLFGTTGSTTQLTHSAYAYTSPPVISGDGSTVAYIAHDQASGGSPAHPEVFRYRAPTGRTRQVTSTAVITVDARSRPAVSHDGSIIVFSSYDDIGGLEVQGEDLIRYHATTGEFTNLTRLPDEVDAVHPSMDGSANRVVFFAGSRFDPVLGGIECSSPVPRPTVSGVVTDEGSGVPVVGAWVMAVSASGRLAAGAVTSTTGRYTLAVPPGSYRIETIDPSGRHRGEWHDDQGLDGYATAQVVTPALNASTRVDVDLAPAGSSASIAGRVTNADTGSGLEDAVVLVLDALDQVVEGTRTSEDGSYRVEGLPGGELRVAVVEPSGAFTPWLDIGAGTHPSVPVVTVPGETVTVDAPLTPRPVPPFDRRVTGVVSDADGAIDLGTYVLVFDADDRFVRAAPVGAATRGRYFVDLPSGSFRFLFVDSHGLHAGEWYDDHGIDDIDAADVVTLPPSPASLDITLGPAGRSGQISGTVTDGRDGAPLLGVWVAVMDAATGSPVSSGLTGVDGRYAAGSLPAGQYVVAFIDPTGEHDFEFHAGTTLFPSAARVEVPAGATTSVDAVLDPRA from the coding sequence ATGGCAGCGACGTTGACCGTCGCCGTGACGTCGGTGCTCGTACTCGCCGCGCCGCCGACGGCGACTGCCTCGCCCCCGCCGGGATGCACGGTGCTCAACCTTCCGTCAGACGCCCGGATCTACCCCGAGCCGGTGATCAGCGCGGATGGTCGATGGGTGGCCTACGCCAGCCGGGCCGACGTCGACGGTGGGAACGGCGACGGCAGCGACGAGCTCTGGGTGCTCGATCTCGCCACGAGCCGGAGGACCCAGCTCACCCACGAGGTCCCCTCGGCCACCCCCGGGTCTTCCATCGCCTCGATCGCCATGAACCACGACGGTTCGCGACTCGCGTACACCCGCCAGGTCGGTCCGGCGTGGTCGAACGAGTACTCGGTCCGCCTTCTCAGACGCTCGACCGCGTCGGAAGCCGAGGTGGGCATCTCGAACTCCGCTCCCATCGCCCTCAGCGGCAACAGCCGGCGGCTCGCCTACACGAACCGACAGGGCCTCGTCGTGCGCAACAACGTCACCGGCGTGGCGAAGGTCATCGCGTCGGGCAACGCCTACCCGGTGCTGGGTACGTTCGACGACGAGGGCAGACGTCTCGTCTTCTGGGCCTCGGACGACCCGGTCGGGGCCAACCCGGGGCGCACCTCCCAGGTGTTCCTGCGTCTGTTCGGGACGACGGGATCGACGACGCAGCTGACCCACTCGGCGTACGCGTACACCTCGCCCCCGGTGATCAGCGGCGACGGCTCGACCGTGGCCTACATCGCCCACGACCAGGCCTCGGGTGGGTCCCCGGCCCACCCCGAGGTGTTCCGGTACCGGGCCCCGACGGGACGGACGCGCCAGGTGACCTCCACCGCGGTGATCACCGTCGATGCGCGCAGCCGGCCCGCGGTGAGCCACGACGGCTCGATCATCGTGTTCAGCTCGTACGACGACATCGGCGGCCTCGAGGTCCAGGGCGAGGACCTCATCCGGTACCACGCGACGACGGGTGAGTTCACCAACCTCACCCGCCTTCCCGACGAGGTGGACGCCGTGCACCCGTCGATGGACGGGTCGGCCAACCGTGTCGTGTTCTTCGCAGGCAGCCGGTTCGACCCCGTACTCGGGGGGATTGAGTGCTCGTCGCCGGTGCCCCGGCCCACGGTCTCCGGTGTGGTCACCGACGAGGGGAGCGGGGTGCCCGTCGTCGGCGCCTGGGTCATGGCGGTGAGCGCGAGCGGGCGGCTCGCCGCCGGCGCCGTGACCTCCACGACCGGTCGCTACACCCTGGCCGTCCCTCCGGGCTCGTACCGGATCGAGACCATCGACCCGTCCGGTCGCCACCGGGGAGAGTGGCACGACGACCAGGGACTCGACGGCTACGCGACGGCGCAGGTCGTGACACCTGCCCTCAATGCCTCGACGAGGGTGGACGTGGACCTCGCTCCTGCGGGGTCGTCGGCGTCGATCGCCGGTCGGGTCACCAATGCCGACACCGGGTCGGGTCTCGAGGACGCTGTGGTCCTGGTGCTCGACGCCCTCGATCAGGTCGTGGAGGGGACGAGGACCTCCGAGGACGGTAGCTATCGGGTCGAGGGTCTCCCGGGCGGTGAGCTGCGGGTCGCCGTCGTCGAGCCTTCCGGTGCTTTCACACCCTGGCTCGACATCGGCGCCGGCACCCATCCCTCGGTGCCCGTCGTCACGGTGCCGGGGGAGACGGTCACGGTCGACGCGCCGCTGACCCCTCGACCGGTTCCGCCCTTCGATCGCCGGGTGACGGGTGTGGTGTCCGACGCCGACGGGGCCATCGACCTCGGCACCTACGTCCTCGTCTTCGACGCCGACGACCGGTTCGTGCGGGCGGCGCCGGTCGGTGCGGCGACCAGGGGCCGGTACTTCGTGGACCTGCCCTCGGGCTCCTTCCGCTTCCTCTTCGTCGACAGCCACGGGCTCCACGCCGGCGAGTGGTATGACGACCACGGCATCGACGACATCGACGCCGCCGACGTCGTCACGCTTCCGCCGTCACCCGCCTCGCTCGACATCACCCTGGGTCCGGCAGGCCGGAGCGGGCAGATCTCGGGGACGGTCACCGACGGGCGCGACGGCGCTCCGCTGCTGGGTGTCTGGGTCGCCGTGATGGACGCGGCGACGGGAAGCCCCGTCAGCTCGGGTCTCACCGGTGTCGACGGCCGCTATGCCGCGGGGTCCCTTCCGGCGGGGCAGTACGTGGTGGCGTTCATCGACCCCACCGGCGAGCACGACTTCGAGTTCCACGCCGGAACCACGCTGTTCCCGTCCGCCGCCCGTGTGGAGGTGCCTGCGGGCGCGACCACGTCGGTGGACGCCGTGCTCGACCCCCGCGCCTAG
- a CDS encoding GYD domain-containing protein: MPKFVMLSTIGPDGFATLRENPRRLKEVNLDVEAMGVKVLHQYALFGQYDFVTILDAPDDATMARVATTLGARGTLKTTTLKAIEVDDYIDAMGEGLG, translated from the coding sequence ATGCCCAAGTTCGTCATGCTCTCGACCATCGGTCCCGACGGCTTCGCCACGCTCCGCGAGAACCCCCGGCGGCTCAAGGAGGTCAACCTCGACGTGGAGGCCATGGGCGTGAAGGTCCTGCACCAGTACGCCCTGTTCGGCCAGTACGACTTCGTCACCATCCTCGACGCCCCCGACGACGCCACCATGGCCCGGGTGGCCACCACGCTCGGCGCCCGGGGCACCCTGAAGACCACCACCCTCAAGGCCATCGAGGTCGACGACTACATCGACGCCATGGGCGAGGGGCTCGGCTAG
- a CDS encoding OsmC family protein, which produces MADDGVPLPVHRYQARLRWSGSTGVGYDAYDRTHTASAPPADASLTLASDPAFLGDPALLNPEQLVVLAASSCQLLSFLAVAARARIDVRSYEDDAEATMPEDDPPMRLTAITLRPRVLVGPGPTVARVEHLLEVAHRECFIANSLRSEISVEPTVTIADG; this is translated from the coding sequence GTGGCAGACGACGGCGTCCCCCTCCCCGTGCACCGCTACCAGGCCCGCCTGCGCTGGTCGGGCTCGACCGGGGTGGGCTACGACGCCTACGACCGCACCCACACCGCCTCGGCGCCACCGGCCGACGCCAGCCTCACCCTCGCGTCGGACCCGGCCTTCCTCGGTGATCCCGCCCTCCTCAACCCCGAGCAACTCGTGGTGCTGGCCGCCTCGTCGTGCCAGCTCCTGTCCTTCCTCGCCGTGGCCGCTCGTGCCCGCATCGACGTCCGCTCCTACGAGGACGACGCGGAAGCGACCATGCCCGAGGACGACCCACCGATGCGGCTCACCGCGATCACCCTGCGGCCGAGGGTGCTCGTGGGCCCCGGGCCGACCGTCGCCAGGGTCGAGCACCTGCTCGAAGTCGCCCACCGCGAGTGCTTCATCGCCAACTCGCTGCGCAGCGAGATCTCGGTGGAGCCGACGGTGACCATCGCCGACGGTTGA
- a CDS encoding ribonuclease HII has product MSTAPTLRKALKAKSPGLAVERSFWEQGHEVVVGVDEVGRGSWAGPLSIGAAVLPQDRRVYKVRDSKMLTEAEREALFDRVADWCVAWAVGHASQQECDELGMSAAQKLAARRAIEGLGLGEPDQVLIDGNWDFIGGGRTTRIVKGDATCLSISAASILAKVTRDRIMRAEAPNYPGFDFEFNKGYPCPRHKAALQWYGPTAIHRRSWVFMDHLPWTGCPRTRPPDPQGVLFPEVPAPT; this is encoded by the coding sequence GTGTCGACCGCGCCCACCCTGCGCAAGGCCCTGAAGGCCAAGTCGCCGGGGCTCGCCGTCGAGCGCTCGTTCTGGGAGCAGGGGCACGAGGTGGTCGTCGGGGTCGACGAGGTGGGACGCGGGTCGTGGGCGGGCCCGCTCAGCATCGGCGCCGCGGTGCTGCCACAGGACCGTCGCGTGTACAAGGTCCGCGACTCGAAGATGCTCACCGAGGCCGAGCGCGAGGCCCTCTTCGACCGGGTGGCCGACTGGTGCGTGGCGTGGGCCGTCGGCCACGCCAGCCAACAGGAGTGCGACGAGCTCGGCATGTCGGCGGCGCAGAAGCTGGCCGCCCGGCGAGCCATCGAGGGTCTGGGGCTGGGCGAGCCCGACCAGGTGCTGATCGACGGCAACTGGGACTTCATCGGTGGCGGCCGCACCACCCGGATCGTCAAAGGCGACGCCACCTGCCTGTCGATCTCGGCGGCATCGATCCTCGCCAAGGTCACCCGCGACCGGATCATGCGGGCCGAGGCGCCCAACTACCCGGGCTTCGACTTCGAGTTCAACAAGGGCTATCCGTGCCCCCGGCACAAGGCGGCCCTCCAGTGGTACGGGCCCACGGCCATCCACCGGCGCAGCTGGGTCTTCATGGACCACCTCCCGTGGACCGGCTGCCCCCGCACCCGTCCACCCGATCCCCAGGGCGTCCTCTTCCCCGAGGTCCCGGCTCCCACGTAG